In Bdellovibrio sp. GT3, one genomic interval encodes:
- a CDS encoding zf-HC2 domain-containing protein, with translation MSQQEGKLTLSKKGKREMSPFIGHELLYDYLSGVLDEERKLAVEDHVKFSRDAQLDLNKIQNGEVYAKQLASTIVSQPIIEQINTPSTYLTVLMQKSNFDRWPQGLKWGLEALVVVGVIVTLLTVAPWQKVLQIGMSGGSKEVVLSEVSKTEKVAQYEDKPQFVDEEPKTDKPLQVPKPMPTAEVKATPAAAVAAVPSVAPTKTATTAAAAVAKNEAEEDSSAVASGGHLYRGEIALTNLSVVGPKITEKIKELGGRKAGSVELGWQKSPTSTYYHFTLPAAKYQDLTNFLGTYGKVNLIKEKHPRVMPDGIIRLIITVDEDKK, from the coding sequence ATGTCACAGCAAGAGGGTAAATTGACTCTTTCTAAAAAAGGCAAAAGGGAGATGTCTCCTTTTATCGGCCACGAGCTGCTTTATGACTATTTGTCCGGTGTCTTGGACGAAGAAAGAAAATTAGCCGTCGAAGATCACGTGAAGTTTTCGCGTGATGCTCAGTTGGATCTGAATAAAATCCAAAACGGCGAAGTTTATGCAAAACAGCTGGCAAGCACCATTGTTTCGCAACCGATTATCGAGCAAATTAATACGCCGTCCACTTACCTGACTGTACTGATGCAAAAATCAAATTTCGATCGCTGGCCTCAGGGTTTGAAATGGGGATTGGAAGCATTGGTTGTTGTGGGTGTGATAGTTACTTTGTTGACGGTGGCTCCTTGGCAAAAAGTTCTGCAAATCGGAATGAGTGGTGGCAGCAAAGAGGTCGTGCTTTCTGAAGTTAGCAAAACTGAAAAAGTCGCTCAGTATGAGGATAAGCCTCAATTTGTGGACGAAGAACCAAAAACAGACAAACCACTTCAAGTACCGAAACCAATGCCTACGGCGGAAGTGAAAGCCACTCCTGCGGCTGCGGTGGCGGCGGTTCCATCTGTGGCGCCAACGAAAACGGCGACAACAGCGGCGGCGGCAGTCGCAAAAAACGAAGCTGAAGAGGATTCATCTGCTGTTGCATCCGGTGGACACTTGTATCGTGGAGAAATTGCTCTGACCAATCTTTCAGTTGTGGGTCCCAAGATCACTGAAAAGATCAAAGAGCTGGGTGGACGAAAAGCCGGTTCGGTTGAGCTGGGTTGGCAGAAATCACCGACATCCACTTATTATCACTTCACATTACCTGCGGCAAAATACCAGGATTTGACGAACTTCCTTGGTACTTACGGCAAAGTTAATCTGATCAAGGAAAAACATCCGCGCGTAATGCCAGACGGAATTATCCGTCTGATTATCACCGTGGACGAAGACAAAAAGTGA
- a CDS encoding HAMP domain-containing sensor histidine kinase, whose protein sequence is MRTILIVWSLLFSVVPLAFVTYYSMVKYEKAIDHELTQRLTGNAREVENIINEFRTTLQQRRERYMRDPSLTYHLAMGDGNTVRNVASTWIRADDTSSLTFFNREGRMLASVFKDDKGVIRNFMPGKEAVFLSAKYMEEVKTKADIGVAEYSDGRKLNLIVISQVKNNSGRLIGYMEQVIDLNQAFLTRIKNRLKLELILIKDSGDLVAASHPDFYLYKKGFFKNYFRPVKDAFFDLNVRGNPYGFLVYPVDWGISKFYLALGASKSESAAVLRNVNIAFMTVVGAVVLLLIMTILVTSNWVLKPLYDLVAALQSFESQEQAVTIPVKNDTEIGLLTESFNEMSKKIWTARSDLRKKITELESANRELKDTQTKLVHSAKMVSLGQLVAGVAHELNNPIGFIYSNMTYLKDYGDKLIKLVDSAEKDPSKLPGLKEEYEFDYIVKDMPKLISSCQDGARRTRDIVLGLRNFSRLEEAKLQEIDLHQSLDTTLNLLQGEIKGRVEIHRQYEPTPHIHCYASQINQVFMNILSNAVQAIDGAGHVWISTMPLKDYKSGKDSRSKAGWVQISIQDSGKGMSPETIDKIFDPFFTTKGVGQGTGLGLSISYGIVQNHGGEVQVRSEVGVGTEFIVILPVYPPVQEKGIPETKQI, encoded by the coding sequence TTGCGTACGATTCTAATCGTATGGTCTCTTTTATTCTCCGTGGTGCCACTGGCCTTTGTTACGTACTATTCAATGGTCAAATATGAGAAGGCCATCGATCATGAGCTGACTCAACGTCTGACGGGCAATGCCCGCGAAGTTGAGAACATCATCAATGAATTCAGAACCACACTGCAACAGCGTCGCGAACGCTACATGCGCGATCCAAGTTTGACTTATCACCTTGCGATGGGTGATGGAAACACGGTTCGCAACGTCGCGAGCACGTGGATTCGTGCAGACGATACTTCAAGTTTGACGTTTTTCAATCGCGAAGGACGCATGCTTGCATCGGTCTTTAAGGACGACAAAGGCGTTATTCGTAACTTCATGCCGGGTAAAGAAGCCGTATTCCTTTCGGCCAAGTACATGGAAGAGGTTAAGACCAAAGCAGACATCGGTGTTGCTGAATACAGTGATGGTCGCAAGCTGAATCTTATCGTGATTTCACAGGTGAAGAATAACAGCGGTCGTCTGATTGGTTACATGGAGCAAGTGATTGATTTGAATCAGGCCTTTTTGACCCGAATCAAAAATCGTCTGAAGCTGGAATTGATCCTGATTAAAGACAGCGGGGATCTGGTCGCCGCTAGCCATCCCGATTTCTATCTGTATAAAAAAGGTTTCTTTAAAAACTATTTCCGCCCGGTTAAAGATGCATTCTTTGATTTGAATGTCAGAGGCAATCCCTATGGATTCCTGGTGTATCCGGTGGATTGGGGCATTTCCAAATTCTATCTGGCTTTAGGTGCTTCAAAGAGTGAGTCCGCGGCAGTTCTTAGAAACGTAAATATCGCATTTATGACAGTCGTTGGGGCCGTGGTGTTGTTGTTGATTATGACGATACTGGTAACTTCAAACTGGGTTTTGAAACCATTGTATGACCTGGTGGCGGCTCTACAGTCATTCGAATCGCAAGAGCAGGCTGTCACCATCCCGGTTAAGAACGATACGGAAATTGGATTGCTGACTGAAAGTTTCAACGAAATGAGTAAGAAAATCTGGACGGCTCGTTCGGATCTTAGAAAAAAAATCACGGAACTTGAGTCTGCGAATCGTGAATTGAAAGATACGCAAACCAAGCTGGTTCACTCTGCAAAAATGGTCAGCCTGGGTCAGTTGGTTGCCGGCGTGGCGCATGAGTTGAATAATCCAATTGGATTTATTTACTCCAACATGACTTATCTAAAAGACTACGGCGACAAACTGATCAAGTTGGTCGATTCCGCAGAAAAGGATCCATCCAAGCTTCCGGGTTTGAAAGAGGAATACGAGTTTGATTATATCGTAAAGGATATGCCGAAACTAATTTCCTCATGTCAGGATGGCGCTCGTCGCACACGCGATATTGTTCTTGGCTTAAGAAACTTCTCCCGCTTGGAAGAGGCTAAGCTGCAAGAGATCGATTTGCATCAAAGCCTGGATACAACATTGAATCTGTTGCAGGGTGAAATCAAAGGTCGTGTGGAAATTCATCGTCAGTATGAGCCGACGCCGCATATTCACTGTTATGCCAGCCAGATTAATCAGGTCTTTATGAATATCCTGTCCAATGCAGTTCAGGCTATCGATGGCGCTGGGCACGTGTGGATTTCCACGATGCCGTTGAAGGATTATAAGTCCGGAAAAGACAGCAGAAGCAAAGCGGGTTGGGTACAAATCTCAATTCAAGACAGTGGTAAAGGCATGAGCCCCGAGACCATCGATAAAATATTTGATCCATTTTTCACGACCAAAGGTGTGGGTCAGGGAACTGGTTTGGGGCTGAGTATTTCCTATGGAATCGTGCAAAATCACGGTGGAGAAGTACAAGTTAGATCTGAGGTGGGTGTGGGTACCGAGTTTATCGTGATCCTGCCGGTCTATCCGCCAGTTCAGGAAAAAGGCATTCCTGAAACAAAGCAAATCTAA
- a CDS encoding JAB domain-containing protein: MTEITCSSDAFEILKTHINPYAEELWIVALSPQLQVISKEMIFRGTADYCPVHPRDVFRFLIQKNASSFMMAHNHPSSSLEPSLQDFAITRKMHACGKLFQIPLLDHLILSEKNYYSMADHGFFKNLKKSSRWD; the protein is encoded by the coding sequence ATGACCGAAATCACCTGTAGCTCAGATGCGTTTGAAATACTGAAAACACATATCAACCCCTATGCAGAAGAACTGTGGATCGTTGCGTTGAGTCCTCAATTGCAGGTTATTTCCAAAGAGATGATTTTCCGCGGCACCGCGGACTATTGCCCTGTCCACCCTCGAGATGTGTTTCGTTTTCTGATTCAGAAAAATGCCAGTTCTTTCATGATGGCACATAATCATCCCAGCTCCAGTCTTGAGCCATCACTTCAGGACTTTGCCATCACCCGAAAAATGCATGCCTGCGGCAAACTGTTTCAGATTCCTCTACTCGACCATTTGATTCTTAGCGAAAAGAATTACTACAGCATGGCTGATCATGGATTTTTTAAGAATTTAAAAAAGAGCTCGCGTTGGGATTAA
- the lpoB gene encoding penicillin-binding protein activator LpoB, whose product MIKSFLVTAMAVSMLALASCGPKAFTKGDYDDVSRENLLNDQWSETDMQKAVQDLVASAMQSPAISQAKRTPVVMVTGLQNKTSEHIDTQSIMDMIRVELMKTGRVGFIDKEARGDIADEYNYQNSGMTSAESKKGPGGQVGADFIINGRLDSIVQEVGKDKSVYYKLTLNLTNLKTSMITWSDQKQIRKVFKKKSIGL is encoded by the coding sequence ATGATCAAGAGTTTCCTAGTTACTGCAATGGCTGTTTCAATGTTGGCACTTGCCAGCTGCGGTCCAAAAGCTTTCACCAAAGGTGATTACGATGATGTTAGCAGAGAAAATCTGTTGAACGATCAATGGTCTGAAACCGACATGCAAAAAGCTGTTCAGGATTTGGTTGCAAGTGCAATGCAGTCACCTGCAATTTCTCAAGCTAAAAGAACGCCAGTTGTTATGGTGACGGGTTTGCAGAATAAAACCAGCGAACACATCGACACTCAAAGCATCATGGACATGATCCGTGTTGAGTTGATGAAAACTGGCAGAGTGGGTTTCATCGATAAAGAAGCGCGTGGCGATATCGCTGACGAATACAATTATCAGAACTCTGGTATGACAAGTGCTGAATCCAAAAAAGGCCCAGGCGGCCAAGTTGGCGCAGACTTCATCATCAACGGACGTTTGGATTCCATCGTTCAGGAAGTCGGCAAAGACAAGTCTGTGTACTACAAACTGACTTTGAATTTGACGAACCTGAAAACAAGCATGATCACTTGGTCTGATCAAAAACAAATCCGTAAAGTATTTAAGAAAAAATCAATCGGGTTGTAA
- a CDS encoding COG3014 family protein, which produces MTISIKRLTGSVGLFFILLLSGCATYQGKVDKARTYLVSGDSDKALKELEPLANTADGDQLVYLLDYGVALQVAGNIPESNTTLLRADRLSEQVDYQSVSRVAGSLALSQEMVQYKGDTFEKIFINAYLAMNFLEIGKLDDALVEARRINEKYQKYRQEEKQKFELNPFSKYLSALIWEADRSYDDAYIAYQETYKLDPTIPDIGADLIRSAKLARRPDAYKDWKKKFPEVSENPDWYNKSMGELVIIYQQGWGPRKYAAQNEYRLPALYPTPSIAKSSRLTIDGEGSYQSHVIYDVQAAAIKTLNDDHGILIAKRLAGIATKAVLADQVRQQNQLLGDLTFLAMNLADRADLRQWSTLPQTIQIIRVPLKAGEYKFNLEGLDVAGVPMGEALFNQKVVIKPGQKNFIVWRSVK; this is translated from the coding sequence ATGACTATTTCCATCAAAAGACTCACAGGATCTGTGGGTCTTTTTTTTATTCTGCTGCTTTCCGGATGCGCCACTTACCAGGGTAAGGTGGACAAAGCCCGTACATATCTGGTTTCCGGGGATTCCGACAAAGCACTAAAAGAACTTGAGCCGCTGGCAAACACCGCTGATGGAGATCAGTTGGTTTACTTACTGGATTATGGCGTTGCCTTGCAGGTTGCCGGTAATATTCCTGAAAGTAATACAACATTGCTGCGTGCCGATCGCTTGTCAGAACAAGTTGATTATCAATCAGTTTCACGGGTGGCAGGGTCTTTGGCGCTAAGCCAGGAAATGGTTCAGTATAAAGGCGATACTTTTGAAAAGATCTTCATCAACGCGTATCTGGCGATGAACTTTTTGGAAATCGGCAAGTTAGATGACGCCTTGGTGGAGGCTCGTCGAATCAATGAAAAATATCAAAAGTACCGCCAGGAAGAAAAACAGAAATTTGAGCTGAACCCATTCAGCAAATATCTGTCAGCTCTTATTTGGGAAGCGGATCGTTCCTATGATGATGCCTACATCGCGTACCAGGAAACTTACAAATTGGATCCGACCATTCCGGATATTGGTGCTGATCTGATTCGTTCCGCAAAACTGGCGCGTCGTCCGGATGCTTACAAAGACTGGAAAAAAAAGTTTCCCGAAGTGAGCGAAAATCCCGACTGGTATAATAAGTCCATGGGGGAGTTGGTAATTATTTACCAACAGGGTTGGGGGCCGCGAAAATATGCAGCTCAAAATGAGTATCGTCTTCCGGCGTTGTACCCCACGCCAAGTATCGCCAAGTCATCGCGCCTGACCATTGATGGCGAAGGATCTTATCAAAGCCACGTCATTTATGATGTGCAAGCTGCCGCGATTAAAACTTTGAATGATGATCACGGAATTTTGATTGCGAAAAGACTGGCCGGAATTGCAACCAAGGCGGTTCTTGCAGATCAAGTTCGTCAGCAGAATCAACTTTTGGGAGATCTGACTTTTCTGGCCATGAATCTGGCAGACCGCGCGGATCTTCGTCAGTGGTCAACTCTACCTCAGACAATTCAAATTATCCGGGTTCCATTAAAAGCCGGCGAGTACAAATTCAATCTTGAAGGTTTGGACGTGGCGGGCGTTCCGATGGGTGAAGCCCTGTTCAATCAAAAAGTCGTGATCAAGCCAGGTCAGAAAAACTTCATCGTCTGGCGTTCCGTAAAATAG
- a CDS encoding polyhydroxyalkanoate synthesis regulator DNA-binding domain-containing protein, translated as MTSKPNSKVKIIKRYQNRKLYDTQQSCYVTLDDIAKMIRTNEEVMVIDNKSKNDITAATLTQIIFEAEKKASQYAPLFTLREIIQNGNGSISGYLAKLGAFPQDYMTKQQVNTVVENASAEMKQNLENRVATAATRYNTDTTAKVAAEKATVLPGLQQDEETPNLPGSSLGLNN; from the coding sequence ATGACATCTAAGCCAAACTCTAAAGTTAAGATCATCAAGCGTTATCAGAATCGTAAACTTTATGACACACAACAAAGCTGCTACGTGACTTTGGACGACATCGCTAAAATGATTCGTACAAACGAAGAAGTAATGGTTATCGATAATAAATCTAAAAACGATATCACTGCTGCAACTTTGACTCAGATCATCTTTGAAGCTGAAAAGAAAGCATCTCAATACGCTCCTCTTTTCACACTTCGTGAAATCATCCAAAATGGCAACGGCAGCATTTCTGGCTACCTAGCTAAACTTGGTGCATTCCCTCAAGACTACATGACTAAGCAACAAGTAAACACAGTTGTTGAAAATGCGTCTGCGGAAATGAAACAAAACTTGGAAAACCGCGTTGCTACTGCTGCAACTCGCTACAACACAGACACTACTGCTAAAGTAGCTGCTGAAAAAGCGACTGTTCTTCCAGGTCTTCAACAAGACGAAGAAACTCCGAATCTTCCGGGTTCATCTCTTGGTTTGAATAACTAG
- a CDS encoding tetratricopeptide repeat protein yields the protein MLLITRTGTIATLLLSLTACATFTSQDSDKAPYYEASFNDRNRAPASLTPPPISTKDGQATLDPLYMRTQADYYFAMGEAYALEGNANKAIESFKMTLVYDQNSPTVNMRLAAEFLKLGMISESLAQAEEATKKDPKNIDAHLLLGGLYSSMKLYPKAMDQYQQVMKLSPTNTEAPLYIGALYSEQKQSDKAVKYFESLLKNPEYVTPYLAHYYIGRVRMEQPEEKYQKAAEQSFKTALKIKSDFADCVLTLGMLYSKQKQDEKALTLYRTYQKENTPSPKIADVLAQTYIEQGRYDLAYDQLEVLEQNSDEPLNIKMKMALILIEQKRYDVAVSKLEDILKEAPESDKIRFYLAAVYEETRQAEKAVREFKKIPTTSQYYGESVVHAAYLLKGLGRLNEAIELAASGLKERADQPQVYAMYASLLDEKNDVKTAAKVLEQGLAKFPENAQLRFYFGTINDRLGNKDIVVSEMQKVLELDPNHVQGMNYLAFTWAEMNKNLDEAEKLARRAIELEPKDGYVLDTLGWILYKQDKVTESIKFLEAAHKYQGTVSIIAEHLGDAYYRQSMVDKAKKMYRKAADLETDKQKVQEIRAKITAIERQEMGSPRLPASTNTTPVAADSSAK from the coding sequence ATGCTTCTGATTACTAGGACCGGAACAATCGCAACGCTTCTACTTTCTCTGACTGCGTGTGCGACTTTCACGTCACAAGATTCTGATAAAGCACCTTATTATGAGGCTTCCTTTAACGATCGCAACAGAGCACCGGCATCATTAACTCCACCTCCGATTAGCACAAAAGATGGACAAGCGACTCTTGATCCACTCTACATGCGCACTCAAGCAGACTATTATTTTGCAATGGGTGAGGCGTATGCTTTGGAAGGCAATGCCAACAAAGCAATTGAGTCATTCAAGATGACCTTGGTTTACGATCAGAACTCTCCAACTGTGAACATGCGTTTGGCTGCAGAGTTTTTGAAACTGGGCATGATCTCTGAGTCTTTGGCTCAGGCAGAAGAGGCCACAAAGAAAGATCCAAAAAATATCGACGCACACTTGTTGCTGGGAGGATTGTATTCTTCCATGAAGCTGTATCCGAAAGCGATGGATCAGTATCAGCAGGTTATGAAGCTTTCGCCGACGAACACGGAAGCGCCTCTGTACATTGGTGCTTTGTATTCCGAGCAAAAGCAATCCGACAAGGCCGTGAAGTACTTTGAATCTTTGTTGAAGAATCCAGAGTACGTGACGCCATATCTGGCTCACTACTACATCGGCCGCGTGCGCATGGAACAGCCGGAAGAGAAATATCAAAAAGCGGCGGAGCAATCCTTCAAGACAGCGTTGAAAATAAAATCTGATTTTGCAGACTGTGTTCTGACTTTGGGTATGTTGTATTCAAAACAAAAACAGGATGAAAAAGCCCTGACTTTGTACCGCACTTACCAGAAGGAAAACACTCCAAGTCCGAAAATAGCGGACGTGTTGGCGCAAACATACATCGAGCAGGGTCGCTACGATCTGGCTTATGATCAATTGGAAGTGTTGGAGCAAAACTCTGACGAGCCATTGAATATCAAAATGAAAATGGCGCTGATCCTGATCGAGCAAAAACGCTATGACGTGGCGGTGAGCAAGCTTGAGGATATTCTTAAAGAAGCTCCTGAATCAGACAAAATCCGTTTCTATCTTGCCGCAGTTTATGAAGAAACCCGTCAGGCGGAAAAAGCGGTTCGCGAGTTTAAAAAAATTCCAACAACTAGCCAGTACTATGGTGAATCTGTGGTGCATGCGGCTTACCTTCTTAAGGGGTTGGGTCGTTTGAACGAGGCGATTGAGTTGGCGGCGAGCGGTTTGAAAGAACGCGCGGATCAACCACAAGTGTATGCAATGTATGCTTCTTTGTTGGATGAAAAGAACGATGTAAAGACTGCTGCAAAAGTATTGGAGCAAGGTCTTGCGAAGTTCCCAGAGAACGCACAGCTAAGATTCTACTTTGGAACGATCAATGATCGCTTGGGTAACAAGGACATTGTTGTCTCTGAAATGCAAAAGGTTCTGGAGTTGGATCCAAACCATGTACAAGGTATGAACTACCTGGCTTTCACATGGGCGGAAATGAACAAGAATTTGGATGAGGCGGAAAAACTGGCTCGTCGTGCAATCGAACTTGAACCTAAAGATGGCTATGTGCTGGATACTTTGGGTTGGATCCTGTACAAGCAGGATAAAGTCACTGAATCAATCAAGTTCCTTGAAGCAGCACACAAATATCAAGGCACAGTCAGCATTATTGCTGAGCACTTGGGTGATGCATACTACAGACAATCCATGGTTGATAAAGCGAAGAAAATGTATCGCAAAGCTGCGGACCTGGAAACCGACAAGCAAAAGGTTCAGGAAATTCGCGCTAAGATCACTGCTATTGAAAGACAAGAAATGGGTTCTCCAAGATTGCCAGCTTCCACTAACACAACACCTGTGGCAGCGGATAGCTCGGCAAAATAA